A genomic stretch from Aedes albopictus strain Foshan chromosome 2, AalbF5, whole genome shotgun sequence includes:
- the LOC109423313 gene encoding uncharacterized protein LOC109423313, which translates to MITHWSLLIAVGLMAFASPTLARQDPYLPRADIPGEELYNELADEVQKLHKEELKLLQIMGNMAAKQQQEEELLQQELAKQQQQQSGDDSLGSLLDELPAENPVKALNRLSRLQEHPKPISAQKPREEKKSNHYMSLCHFKLCNMGRKRNTRYLSFWN; encoded by the exons ATGATTACCCATTGGAGCCTGCTGATAGCCGTGGGATTGATGGCCTTTGCCAGCCCGACGTTGGCTCGTCAGGACCCGTACCTACCGCGGGCGGACATCCCCGGCGAAGAGCTCTACAACGAGCTGGCCGATGAGGTGCAGAAGCTGCACAAAGAGGAGCTCAAACTGCTGCAAATTATGGGCAACATGGCCGCCAAGCAGCAACAGGAGGAGGAACTGCTGCAGCAGGAGCTGGcgaagcagcaacagcagcaaagcGGTGACGATTCACTGGGATCGCTGCTGGATGAGCTTCCGGCGGAGAACCCGGTCAAAgctttgaaccgattgtccaggCTTCAGGAGCATCCCAAGCCAATTAGCGCCCAGAAGCCTAGGGAAGAGAAGAAAAGCAATCATT ACATGTCTCTGTGCCACTTTAAACTGTGCAACATGGGACGCAAAAGGAACACCCGATACTTGAGTTT CTGGAACTAA